CCGGCGGCATGTGCGAGCGCTGCGAGGGCACCGGCCGGGTCAGCGACATCGACCTCGCCGCGCTCTACGACGAGGAGCTCTCCCTCGAGGACGGCGCCCTGAAGATCCCCGGCTACTCGATGGACGGCTGGTGCGGGCGCATCTTCCGCGGCGCCGGCCTCTTCCCCGTCGACACGCCGATCAAGAAGTTCACCCAGCGGCAGCTGGACGCCCTCCTCCACAAGGAGGCCACCACGATCACGGTGGACGGCATCAACCTCACCTACCTGGGGCTGATCCCGCAGATGGAGCGCTCCATGCTCTCCAAGGACGTCGAGTCCCTGCAGCCGCACATCCGCCGGTTCGTGGAGTCCGCCGTCGCGTTCGGCACCTGCCCTGACTGCCACGGCACCCGCCTGAACGAGCGCGCCCGCTCGGTCACCCTCGGCGGGGCCTCGATCGACCAGGTCTGTGCCCTCCAGATCACCGACGCCGCCGCGTGGCTCCGCGGCCTCGACGCCGGCCCCGCCGCCCCGCTCGTGGCCGGTCTGCAGGAGCTGCTGGACGCGTTCGAGCGCATCGGCCTGGGCTACCTGAGCCTGGACCGCGCCACCGGCACGCTCTCCGGCGGCGAGTCCCAGCGGGTGAAGATGATCCGCCACCTCGGCTCCGCGCTCACGGACGTCACCTACGTGTTCGACGAGCCCTCCGTGGGCCTGCACCCGCACGACCTCGCCCGCGTGAACGCGCTGCTCACCGACCTCCGGGACAAGGGCAACACGGTGCTCGTCGTCGAGCACAAGCCGGAGACCATCGCGATCGCCGACCACGTGGTGGACATGGGCCCGCGCGCCGGCGCCGACGGCGGCCGGGTCACCTTCGAGGGGACGGTGGAGGAGCTCGCGGCCTCGGACACCCTCACCGGCCGGCACCTGAAGGACCGGGCCGCCCTCAAGGGGGAGGTCCGCACGCCGACCGGCGTCGTCGAGATCCGCGGGGCCTCCGAGCACAACCTGCAGGACGTGGACGTGGACATCCCCCTGGGCGTGCTCGTGGCGGTGACGGGCGTGGCCGGCTCGGGCAAGAGCTCCCTGGTGCACGGCTCCCTGGCCGGGCGGGAGGGCGTCGTCGTGATCGACCAGGCGCCCATCACGGGCTCGCGCCGCTCCAACCCGGCCACCTACACGGGCCTGCTGGAGCCGCTGCGCAAGGCGTTCGCGAAGGCCAACGGCGTGAAGCCCGGTCTGTTCTCCCCGAACTCGGACGGCGCCTGCCCGGCTTGCAAGGGCGCGGGCGTGATCTACACGGACCTGGCCACGCTCGGCGGCGTGGAGAGCGTCTGCGAGGAGTGCCAGGGCCGCCGCTTCCTCCCCGAGGTGCTCGAGCTGACCCTCGCCGGCCGCAGCATCGCGGACGTGCTGGAGATGTCCGTGGACCAGGCCGCCGCCTACGTGGCCGAGGGGGAGGCGCGCCTGCCCGCGGCGCAGAAGGTCCTGGGCCGGCTGCAGGACGTGGGCCTGGGCTACCTGACCGTCGGCCAGCCCCTCACCACCCTGTCCGGCGGCGAGCGCCAGCGTCTCAAGCTCGCCGTGCAGATGGGCGAGAGGGCCGAGGTCTACGTCCTCGACGAGCCCACCACCGGCCTCCACCTCGCCGACGTCGATCAGCTCCTGGCCCTCCTGGACCGCCTCGTGGACGGCGGCACGTCCGTGGTGGTCATCGAGCACCACCAGGCGGTCATGGCCCACGCGGACTGGATCGTGGA
This sequence is a window from Micrococcus porci. Protein-coding genes within it:
- a CDS encoding ATP-binding cassette domain-containing protein; this translates as MPTPHASAAPAPHTAHPADGHDVIRVHGARTHNLQDVSLELPKRRLTVFTGVSGSGKSSLVFGTLAAESQRLVNETYPSFVQGFMAAMPRPDVDVLEGLTTAIVVGQERMGSNPRSTVGTATDATALLRILFSRLGTPHIGSPQAFSFNVASVSGAGAVSTQKNGRTVKERREFSVTGGMCERCEGTGRVSDIDLAALYDEELSLEDGALKIPGYSMDGWCGRIFRGAGLFPVDTPIKKFTQRQLDALLHKEATTITVDGINLTYLGLIPQMERSMLSKDVESLQPHIRRFVESAVAFGTCPDCHGTRLNERARSVTLGGASIDQVCALQITDAAAWLRGLDAGPAAPLVAGLQELLDAFERIGLGYLSLDRATGTLSGGESQRVKMIRHLGSALTDVTYVFDEPSVGLHPHDLARVNALLTDLRDKGNTVLVVEHKPETIAIADHVVDMGPRAGADGGRVTFEGTVEELAASDTLTGRHLKDRAALKGEVRTPTGVVEIRGASEHNLQDVDVDIPLGVLVAVTGVAGSGKSSLVHGSLAGREGVVVIDQAPITGSRRSNPATYTGLLEPLRKAFAKANGVKPGLFSPNSDGACPACKGAGVIYTDLATLGGVESVCEECQGRRFLPEVLELTLAGRSIADVLEMSVDQAAAYVAEGEARLPAAQKVLGRLQDVGLGYLTVGQPLTTLSGGERQRLKLAVQMGERAEVYVLDEPTTGLHLADVDQLLALLDRLVDGGTSVVVIEHHQAVMAHADWIVDLGPGAGHDGGRIVFEGTPAALVADASTLTGRHLKEYVGA